AGCGGTCAGCTACGCCAAGAACCGCGTGATGTTCGACCGGCCCATCGCCGGCTTCCAGATCCAGCAGCAGCGGCTGGCCGAGATGCTCACCGAGATCGTCAAGGCGCAACTCGTGTCGCTGCACCTGGGGCGCCTCAAGGACGCCGGCACCTACACGCCGCAGCAGGTGTCGCTGGCCAAGCGCAACAACGTGAACATCGCCACCGACATCGCGCGCGAAGCGCGGCGCCTGCTGGGCGCCAACGGGATCCTGGCCGAGTACGCGTCCATGCGCCACATGGCCAACCTCGAGAGCGTGTATACTTATGAAGGGACGCACGACGTCCACTCGCTGATCCTGGGGCAGGCGATCACGGGGTTGAACGCGTTCAAATAGCGCCCGCTCCGGCCCCGCCGGCGTGTGGATGTGATGTGCGCGCTTGACAGGCGGCCCCGCGGCCGCAGTATCCGGATCAGGCCGTTTCGCCAAGCGCCAGGAGTTCTCGTGTCGTTGCCCGCTCGTCCGCACCGCCAGCATTTCACCCGCGCGCTCGCCGGGACGGTGTGCGCCTCGCTGCTCGGCGCGTGCATGGGCGCTCCCACGGGCGACGTCAAGCCGGCGCTGGCGCTGGCGCTCCGGCCGGTCTTCACGGCGGCCGCGACCGCGGGGGTCGGCCTCGACCACATCCACATCGTGCTCACGCGGCCGCCGGCCACGGACCCGCTGGTGGACACGACGATCGCGCTGTCGGCGGGGCAGGACTCGGTGAGCGTGAAGCTGAGCGTCCGGGTCCTGCCCACCGATGACCACCTGCTGGCGGACATCGACCTGCTCGGCGGCGGCACCGTGTACTATCACGGCACGAGCGACATCCTCGTGCAGGCCGGAGCGCAGTCGTCCGCGGCGTCGGCCGTCACCGTGACATACGTGGGGCCCGGCGTGGGCGCGGCAACAATCGCGATCGCGGAACGCAAGGTCAGCGTGCCGGCCAACGCGACCGTGGCGTTTGACGCGTCCGTGCTCGACGCCAACGGTCGCGCCGTCGCGGACGTCCCGATCGGATGGAGCGTGTCCGACGCCACGCTCGGCGCCATCGGCGACAGCAGCGGGCAATTCGTGGGCGCTGGAAAGCGAGGCACCCTCACCGTGTTCGCGGTCACCCCCACCGGGCTCCGCGACTCCGTGCCGCTCGTGCTCCTGCCGGCGCCCACGCACCTCACCCTCGTCGGCGGTGACGGCCAGTCGGCGCCTGCCGGATCGGCCCTTCCGCAGCCGGTGGTGGTGGAGGTCGACGCCCTGGACGGCCC
This window of the Gemmatimonadaceae bacterium genome carries:
- a CDS encoding Ig-like domain-containing protein, which produces MSLPARPHRQHFTRALAGTVCASLLGACMGAPTGDVKPALALALRPVFTAAATAGVGLDHIHIVLTRPPATDPLVDTTIALSAGQDSVSVKLSVRVLPTDDHLLADIDLLGGGTVYYHGTSDILVQAGAQSSAASAVTVTYVGPGVGAATIAIAERKVSVPANATVAFDASVLDANGRAVADVPIGWSVSDATLGAIGDSSGQFVGAGKRGTLTVFAVTPTGLRDSVPLVLLPAPTHLTLVGGDGQSAPAGSALPQPVVVEVDALDGPVSGVAVQFGAGTSGARITPDSGVSDAAGRVSAHVVLGTATGAQHISASAPGLAAAAISATATAVPAAIAKVSGDAQADSVGRTLAPFVVKVTDAFGNAAPGAIVAWSVIGGTGQLSTATSATDASGDASATYTLSGSTRTDSVRAAL